One part of the Treponema peruense genome encodes these proteins:
- a CDS encoding J domain-containing protein — protein MSSETMYDRLGDLLSKTLETGFVKTAAPGKKVKDGARKKNTEQKLRSAAEQNQTATRRENTANRRENTSTRRENTANRRENTATHENRQSFVYHSAVKKITPELARAYRLLGITFSATTEDVKKAYKEKIKYYHPDRHTVNAVMQKIATDKTRQVVEAFTLIMKFLEQ, from the coding sequence ATGAGCTCGGAGACAATGTATGACAGACTCGGTGATTTACTGAGCAAAACCCTCGAAACAGGCTTTGTAAAAACCGCCGCCCCCGGTAAAAAAGTGAAGGACGGCGCGCGCAAAAAAAATACAGAACAAAAGCTCCGTTCCGCGGCAGAACAAAACCAAACCGCCACCCGTCGTGAGAACACCGCCAATCGTCGCGAAAACACCTCCACCCGCCGTGAGAACACCGCCAATCGTCGCGAAAACACCGCCACCCACGAAAACAGACAGTCTTTCGTATACCATTCTGCCGTAAAAAAAATCACCCCCGAACTGGCGCGCGCCTACAGGCTTTTGGGCATAACATTCAGCGCCACAACAGAAGACGTAAAAAAAGCATACAAAGAAAAAATAAAATACTACCACCCTGACCGTCATACCGTAAATGCCGTAATGCAGAAAATTGCAACAGACAAGACACGGCAGGTTGTAGAAGCTTTTACCCTTATAATGAAATTCCTTGAACAATAA
- a CDS encoding sigma-54-dependent transcriptional regulator, whose protein sequence is MKFTILIIDDEKNIREGLAANFELEEYNVKTAASGEEGLKLIERGDIDLVITDLRMNGISGEEVLRKVTAETPGIPVIILTGHGSIDSAVDAMRHGAYDFLTKPLNLDQLDMIVKRALESREMSLQHQQLKKEIEGENVLSGMIGKSQAMLKIMETIKKAASSKANVLITGESGVGKEVVARAIHELSPRKNKTMINVHCAALSETLLESELFGHEKGAFTGADHLQKGRFELAHGSTIFLDEIGEINQNVQIKILRVLAERKFERVGGEQTIDVDVRVIAATNRNLEEEIKKGNFREDLYFRLNVIHIHVPPLRERKDDLPLLMASFLEEFNRENSRSIKGVDSRAKSAMFKYDWPGNIRELRNCMESAVVMCSGDEIGLDDLPPSISRSAGTESIVIPLGITLDEADKVIVQQNLAANRNNKSKTAEILGIGRKTLQRKIVDWGIETPENADELGDNV, encoded by the coding sequence ATGAAATTTACAATTCTAATAATTGATGATGAAAAAAACATACGCGAAGGGCTTGCTGCAAATTTTGAACTCGAAGAATACAATGTCAAAACAGCAGCCAGTGGTGAAGAAGGACTCAAACTCATTGAACGAGGGGACATAGATCTTGTCATAACAGACCTTCGTATGAACGGAATAAGCGGCGAAGAAGTCCTTAGAAAAGTCACGGCAGAAACACCGGGAATTCCTGTAATTATACTTACGGGACACGGAAGTATAGATTCTGCAGTAGATGCAATGAGGCACGGAGCTTACGATTTTCTTACGAAGCCGCTTAATCTTGACCAGCTGGACATGATTGTAAAGCGTGCCCTGGAAAGCCGTGAAATGAGCCTGCAGCACCAGCAGTTAAAAAAAGAAATAGAAGGCGAAAATGTCCTGAGCGGAATGATTGGAAAGTCCCAGGCTATGCTTAAGATAATGGAAACTATAAAAAAAGCGGCATCTTCCAAGGCAAACGTGCTTATTACAGGCGAAAGCGGTGTTGGTAAAGAAGTTGTCGCCAGGGCAATACATGAACTTTCGCCCCGCAAAAACAAGACAATGATAAACGTGCACTGCGCGGCACTCAGTGAAACGCTCCTTGAAAGCGAACTGTTCGGACATGAAAAAGGTGCATTTACAGGAGCCGACCATCTTCAGAAAGGGCGCTTTGAACTTGCACACGGAAGTACGATTTTCCTGGATGAAATAGGCGAAATAAACCAGAATGTACAGATAAAAATTCTTCGTGTGCTTGCTGAACGAAAGTTTGAGCGTGTAGGCGGTGAACAGACAATAGATGTAGACGTCCGTGTAATTGCAGCTACCAACCGCAATCTCGAAGAAGAAATAAAAAAAGGAAATTTCCGCGAAGATTTGTACTTCAGGCTTAACGTAATTCACATACATGTACCGCCGCTGAGAGAACGCAAAGACGATCTTCCTTTACTGATGGCTTCTTTTCTGGAAGAATTCAACCGCGAAAACTCAAGGTCCATAAAAGGAGTAGACAGCAGGGCAAAGTCTGCCATGTTCAAATACGACTGGCCTGGAAACATACGTGAACTTCGCAACTGCATGGAAAGTGCCGTGGTAATGTGTTCGGGTGATGAAATTGGACTGGACGACCTGCCACCTTCTATTAGCAGGAGTGCAGGAACAGAAAGCATAGTTATTCCCCTTGGAATAACGCTTGATGAAGCAGACAAAGTTATTGTACAGCAGAATCTTGCGGCAAACAGAAACAACAAAAGCAAGACAGCAGAAATTCTTGGAATAGGTCGCAAGACCCTTCAGAGAAAAATTGTGGACTGGGGAATAGAAACGCCGGAGAATGCCGATGAGCTCGGAGACAATGTATGA
- a CDS encoding two-component system sensor histidine kinase NtrB, whose product MTDFVKKVSEKIPKLSTEQVGMLLNSLRSENDTLVSILESLSTGLIIVDNDWHIILVNKAAERNIPLSVRARDKNEAIPIWELIDDTSIADFLKKSAEKQNTNTGEEFSIANDDKVKFVMLTLIPLVTGETIGGTIISVNDITERRKQEILIHRMESLASLTNLAASVAHEIKNPLGAISIHIQLLQKAIKKSRETDGMLPDEKFMEKYLSVVNEEIDNLNKIVLDFLFAVRPVQTNLELLEPDSIVEKTMDFFMPEFESKSIKTDVNLCKNSPRLLIDQKLLREVLVNLVQNALAAMVSRYQNNSGGKLVVRSLVKSEKYILTVADNGIGMDEKTSERIFEPYYTTKADGTGLGLTMVYKIIKEFRGDINVKSVEGKGTVFTISIPVPQNGTMLLSSGGESDKK is encoded by the coding sequence ATGACAGATTTTGTAAAGAAGGTTTCAGAAAAAATACCAAAGCTTTCTACCGAACAGGTCGGAATGCTTTTGAATTCTCTGCGTTCAGAAAATGACACACTGGTTTCAATTCTGGAAAGCCTTTCAACAGGACTTATAATCGTAGACAATGACTGGCATATAATTCTGGTTAACAAGGCCGCAGAACGCAATATTCCGTTAAGTGTAAGGGCGCGTGACAAAAACGAAGCAATTCCAATCTGGGAACTCATTGACGATACATCAATTGCAGATTTTCTCAAAAAAAGTGCCGAAAAGCAGAATACAAATACCGGCGAAGAATTTTCCATTGCTAACGATGACAAAGTAAAATTTGTGATGCTGACACTTATTCCTCTTGTAACAGGAGAAACCATAGGCGGAACAATTATTTCTGTCAACGACATAACTGAACGCCGCAAGCAGGAAATTCTTATTCACAGAATGGAAAGCCTTGCAAGTCTTACAAACCTGGCAGCTTCTGTTGCACATGAGATAAAAAATCCGCTTGGGGCAATAAGCATTCATATCCAGCTTCTTCAGAAAGCAATCAAAAAGTCGCGTGAAACAGACGGAATGCTGCCTGACGAAAAGTTTATGGAAAAATATCTTTCGGTAGTCAACGAAGAAATTGACAATCTTAATAAAATAGTTCTGGACTTTTTGTTTGCCGTGCGCCCTGTACAGACAAATCTTGAACTTCTGGAGCCCGATTCAATAGTAGAAAAAACGATGGACTTCTTTATGCCTGAATTTGAAAGCAAGAGCATTAAGACAGACGTAAATCTTTGCAAAAACAGTCCGCGGCTTCTTATTGACCAGAAACTGCTCAGGGAAGTGCTTGTCAATCTTGTGCAGAATGCCCTTGCAGCGATGGTTTCACGGTACCAAAACAATTCCGGCGGTAAACTTGTCGTGCGTTCCCTTGTCAAAAGTGAAAAATATATTCTTACGGTTGCAGACAACGGAATAGGAATGGATGAAAAAACTTCCGAACGTATTTTTGAGCCGTACTATACGACAAAGGCAGACGGAACCGGGCTTGGACTCACGATGGTTTACAAAATAATCAAAGAGTTCCGCGGGGACATCAATGTAAAATCTGTAGAAGGAAAAGGTACTGTTTTTACTATTTCAATTCCGGTGCCTCAAAACGGAACAATGCTTCTTTCTTCAGGCGGGGAATCAGATAAAAAATGA
- a CDS encoding DNA polymerase III, protein MFDNVLNQSAADLLSSDIKSAKLPGAILFSGPESSGKLTTALETARVLSCRGKVPGAWNCTCPSCLRHKAMVSPNVLVAGPGDCTLEISAARNTLLFQNAQNSSHLEAARYLYIRAVRKLTVRFSPVLWEGEDKLAKFTPLIQAIDENLELLSPGRTLPDGDELEKILDEIDKNCEKLESSFLYDSLPVSQIRNFSVWAHLTSNTGKKVLIIENVDRMADSSRNALLKILEEPPENTMFILTTAKRGAVLPTILSRVRTYNFFERTVEQQRNVVTRVFHYVPFAGDAPVESVNGFLQTYLPVKPELVKEYAASFFKMLSEGHVPDTVSVCAGCLRFEPRVLLKIFLQEIVECQKPLSKTAAGAECSARIMAAVRKAYNDVSVYNQNPEAALEVLARSVLQVNHLSGGVIQEIFA, encoded by the coding sequence ATGTTTGACAATGTGCTGAACCAGAGCGCCGCAGACCTTTTAAGTTCTGACATTAAGAGTGCAAAGCTGCCGGGCGCGATACTTTTTTCGGGACCGGAATCTTCGGGAAAACTTACAACAGCCCTTGAAACAGCCCGCGTCCTGTCCTGCCGCGGCAAAGTTCCCGGCGCGTGGAACTGTACATGCCCCAGTTGTTTAAGGCACAAAGCTATGGTAAGCCCCAATGTACTTGTAGCAGGGCCTGGTGACTGTACACTCGAGATTTCTGCCGCAAGAAATACGCTTCTTTTTCAGAATGCACAGAATTCAAGTCATCTAGAGGCAGCACGCTATCTTTACATTCGCGCTGTAAGAAAACTTACCGTAAGGTTTAGCCCTGTTTTGTGGGAAGGTGAAGACAAGCTTGCAAAGTTTACGCCGCTTATTCAGGCTATAGATGAAAACCTGGAGCTTTTGTCGCCGGGACGGACGCTTCCCGACGGTGATGAACTTGAAAAAATACTTGACGAAATAGACAAAAACTGCGAAAAACTGGAATCCTCCTTTTTGTACGATTCGCTTCCTGTTTCGCAGATAAGAAATTTTTCTGTATGGGCACATCTTACGTCAAATACAGGAAAAAAAGTTCTTATTATAGAAAATGTCGATCGCATGGCAGACAGCTCACGCAATGCGCTTTTAAAAATACTTGAAGAGCCGCCCGAAAACACAATGTTTATTTTAACGACGGCAAAAAGAGGGGCTGTTCTTCCTACAATCCTTTCGCGTGTAAGAACATACAATTTTTTTGAACGCACGGTGGAACAGCAGCGCAATGTTGTTACAAGAGTTTTTCATTATGTTCCGTTTGCAGGCGATGCCCCCGTGGAAAGTGTAAACGGCTTTCTGCAGACATATCTTCCGGTAAAACCTGAACTTGTCAAAGAATATGCAGCTTCTTTCTTTAAGATGCTTTCTGAAGGCCATGTTCCTGACACTGTTTCTGTCTGCGCGGGATGCCTGCGTTTTGAGCCGAGGGTTCTGTTAAAAATTTTCCTTCAGGAAATAGTTGAGTGCCAGAAGCCGCTTTCAAAAACCGCAGCCGGTGCCGAGTGTTCTGCGCGCATAATGGCCGCTGTAAGAAAAGCATATAACGATGTTTCTGTATACAACCAGAACCCCGAGGCCGCGCTTGAAGTTCTTGCAAGAAGCGTACTTCAGGTAAACCATCTGAGCGGGGGTGTTATTCAGGAGATTTTTGCATGA
- a CDS encoding CvpA family protein: MPFAVIDLIFFGIILFAAIVCMINGFINEIFGKAAPFLSIWISLLLYKNLVTPLETYIKIHVLAVILSFLIFFIISFVIFKIVQQIIKNIFGGHIFLQLDRFLGFVIGIVEGLAVIGIIIIVLVVQPWFPTDSLLDGSFFMRIFSPFLSVPINAISEKITDATAFVQVEKCLTMC, translated from the coding sequence ATGCCGTTTGCCGTGATTGATTTGATTTTTTTTGGAATAATCCTGTTTGCTGCCATTGTTTGCATGATAAACGGATTCATAAACGAAATTTTCGGAAAGGCAGCACCTTTTCTTTCTATATGGATTTCGCTTCTTCTATACAAAAATCTTGTGACGCCGCTTGAAACTTACATAAAGATTCATGTTCTTGCAGTTATTCTTTCGTTCCTTATCTTCTTTATAATTTCATTCGTTATCTTTAAGATTGTCCAGCAGATTATAAAGAATATTTTTGGCGGACACATTTTTCTTCAGCTCGACAGATTTCTGGGCTTTGTAATAGGCATTGTTGAAGGGCTTGCCGTTATTGGAATTATAATTATTGTTCTTGTAGTTCAGCCGTGGTTCCCGACAGACAGTCTTTTGGACGGAAGTTTTTTTATGCGCATTTTCAGCCCGTTTCTTTCGGTTCCCATTAATGCAATTTCTGAGAAGATAACAGATGCAACCGCTTTTGTTCAGGTGGAAAAATGTTTGACAATGTGCTGA
- a CDS encoding UDP-N-acetylglucosamine--N-acetylmuramyl-(pentapeptide) pyrophosphoryl-undecaprenol N-acetylglucosamine transferase translates to MNKSDCAIKIVFAGGGTGGHIYPGIAVADELVRLAGTQGKSVKIFWIGNQSGMDKDIIEKNLSSEGGSIDSFYGIPCGKLRRYLSLKNFTDIFKIIAGFVKSLFILAKLRPDVLFSKGGFVSVPPCAAAKILHIPYYTHECDFTPGLATRINSRGAKSILLSYERTAGYLKPSLRSKCIVTGNPVRPIFYEDNSAKGLEFLKIEKKTKPVLLVLGGSLGARQINSLVKENIGWLKERFVVVHQTGAAFASEHPEIMLIDDDSYKPYSFIYKEMPYVIQAADVVLSRSGANSLWECAVCGKPMVLVPLCGSGTRGDQVDNARFFEQKGCALVLAGPDADSAHLKKALEELSDENKRVECSKACLELCAKTSSAAIIAQTILGGI, encoded by the coding sequence ATGAATAAAAGTGATTGTGCCATAAAAATAGTATTTGCCGGCGGCGGAACCGGTGGCCATATTTACCCAGGAATTGCAGTTGCAGATGAACTTGTAAGGCTTGCCGGTACTCAGGGTAAAAGCGTAAAAATTTTCTGGATTGGAAACCAGTCCGGAATGGATAAAGATATTATAGAAAAAAATCTTTCTTCTGAAGGCGGCAGTATAGATTCCTTCTACGGAATTCCATGCGGAAAATTAAGACGGTATCTTTCGCTTAAAAATTTTACCGATATATTTAAAATTATTGCAGGCTTTGTGAAGTCTCTTTTTATTCTTGCAAAACTCAGACCCGATGTGCTTTTTTCAAAGGGCGGTTTTGTGAGCGTTCCCCCGTGTGCGGCTGCAAAAATTCTGCATATTCCGTATTACACGCATGAATGTGACTTTACTCCGGGACTTGCTACCAGAATAAACAGCAGAGGTGCAAAGTCCATTCTTCTTTCGTATGAGCGTACGGCCGGATATTTAAAGCCGTCTTTGCGTTCAAAATGCATTGTTACGGGAAACCCCGTGCGTCCTATTTTCTATGAGGACAATTCAGCAAAGGGGCTTGAGTTTCTTAAGATAGAAAAAAAGACAAAACCTGTTCTGCTGGTTCTTGGCGGAAGTCTTGGTGCACGCCAGATTAACAGTCTTGTCAAAGAAAATATAGGCTGGCTAAAGGAACGCTTTGTTGTTGTTCACCAGACCGGTGCGGCCTTTGCTTCTGAACACCCCGAAATTATGCTTATTGATGACGATTCATATAAGCCTTATTCTTTTATATACAAGGAAATGCCTTATGTTATCCAGGCTGCTGACGTTGTTCTTTCACGCTCGGGGGCCAATTCTTTGTGGGAATGCGCCGTCTGCGGAAAGCCCATGGTACTTGTTCCGTTGTGCGGTTCGGGAACACGCGGCGATCAGGTAGACAATGCACGTTTCTTTGAACAGAAAGGATGTGCCCTGGTTCTTGCAGGCCCCGATGCAGATTCAGCCCATTTAAAAAAAGCACTCGAAGAACTTTCTGACGAAAACAAACGTGTAGAGTGTTCAAAAGCCTGTCTTGAACTTTGCGCAAAAACCAGTAGTGCAGCCATAATTGCACAAACAATTCTTGGGGGAATATAA
- a CDS encoding ankyrin repeat domain-containing protein — MKWLILASDLKNKDLKPVEDFLDRTSICEVEEFFFSGTMDCAELEKCMNCVSKATHCIIVDGSSLQKSSDYNFILGCLSGKGVRTFIHADSLYNRRYEVLDRSKSSFLQCFDTMEDLLDVIQEDFIAYETEENQKNALVKLMTMGIPFTADSFAYYLEHDKKDVCELFFQAGMLMSAFTSEGVPLLCCATRSDCTEEVEWLLANGADINAVSKDRGYSAVMDAVWRKNFDLTKLLIKRGADLDFISSDGQPILVLAVGNGNIKIVKLLLESGADADAKDSMGMSAREYAVLFKNQEMIELMKKYPPAEKNCNE, encoded by the coding sequence ATGAAATGGTTGATATTGGCATCTGATTTAAAAAATAAGGATTTAAAACCTGTAGAAGACTTTCTGGACAGAACATCAATTTGTGAAGTAGAGGAATTCTTTTTTTCTGGAACAATGGATTGTGCAGAGCTTGAAAAATGTATGAACTGTGTTTCAAAGGCAACCCACTGCATAATCGTTGACGGTTCTTCGTTGCAGAAATCTTCTGACTATAATTTTATTCTCGGGTGTCTGTCCGGCAAGGGGGTGCGTACTTTTATTCATGCAGATTCCCTTTATAACCGGCGTTATGAAGTTCTGGACAGAAGCAAAAGTTCGTTTCTGCAGTGCTTTGACACAATGGAAGATCTTCTGGATGTAATTCAGGAGGATTTTATTGCCTACGAAACAGAAGAAAACCAGAAAAACGCCCTTGTTAAACTCATGACGATGGGAATTCCGTTTACGGCAGACAGTTTTGCATACTATCTCGAACATGACAAAAAAGACGTGTGTGAATTGTTCTTTCAGGCCGGAATGCTTATGAGTGCCTTTACTTCTGAAGGTGTTCCTCTTTTGTGCTGTGCAACAAGAAGTGACTGTACAGAAGAAGTTGAATGGCTTCTGGCAAACGGTGCAGACATCAATGCCGTGTCAAAGGACCGCGGTTATTCTGCCGTAATGGATGCCGTCTGGAGAAAAAATTTTGACCTGACAAAGCTTCTTATAAAAAGGGGAGCCGATCTTGATTTTATAAGTTCTGACGGCCAGCCAATTCTTGTTCTTGCAGTAGGAAACGGAAACATTAAGATAGTAAAACTTCTGCTTGAGTCCGGTGCAGATGCCGACGCTAAGGACAGCATGGGTATGAGTGCCCGCGAATATGCCGTTCTGTTCAAAAATCAGGAAATGATTGAACTTATGAAAAAATATCCTCCTGCGGAGAAAAATTGCAATGAATAA